In one window of Bacilli bacterium DNA:
- a CDS encoding sigma-70 family RNA polymerase sigma factor — translation MTDSQIIREIKDGNVQLYAELMVRYERKILAFVYHMLKNSHLEVMAEDLCSETFYKAFRSLQSFREVEAAFSTWLYTIARNTVLSELRKQKANNVSLEESGITPQSSYESAPEQSLLRSEKVEKVREAIKNLPEKQRSALILREYEQLDYQEIANILGQTVSAVKSLLFRARASVKMQLESYMAEPLIEDVKGMNHR, via the coding sequence TTGACCGATTCCCAAATTATTCGCGAAATTAAAGACGGCAATGTTCAACTCTATGCAGAACTTATGGTCCGATATGAGCGAAAAATTCTTGCATTCGTGTATCATATGCTGAAAAATTCCCATTTGGAGGTAATGGCGGAAGACCTTTGCTCCGAAACGTTTTACAAGGCTTTTCGCAGCCTGCAATCGTTTCGCGAGGTCGAAGCCGCATTCTCCACCTGGCTGTATACCATTGCAAGAAATACGGTGCTCAGCGAACTGCGCAAGCAAAAGGCCAACAACGTCTCCCTGGAAGAGAGCGGAATTACTCCGCAGTCCTCATATGAATCTGCTCCGGAACAATCGCTTTTACGATCGGAAAAAGTGGAAAAGGTGAGGGAAGCAATCAAAAATTTGCCGGAAAAACAGCGTTCCGCGCTGATTTTGCGCGAATACGAGCAATTGGATTACCAGGAGATCGCCAATATTCTCGGACAGACTGTCAGCGCCGTTAAATCCTTGTTGTTCAGAGCGAGAGCGAGCGTCAAAATGCAGCTTGAATCTTATATGGCAGAGCCGTTAATCGAAGATGTCAAGGGGATGAATCACAGATGA
- a CDS encoding zf-HC2 domain-containing protein — protein sequence MICREIQELFAEYWDLPEDDPVRAAVDKHVAECRACSEEFQIWQEAAQMIKSEIVPLARPEPANVAQTVMNRIYADESWRIPIPDRTYRISYRMRRILTALVSFFMAMFILSIFYAMVSGANPSENAGGQSLAEMFPVDTIQDGHSIKAKSVILDGVPVASISAPAVIKLEPPDRPHYFLGFSIFGMIFTLLTMNWLSRIRN from the coding sequence ATGATTTGTCGAGAGATTCAGGAACTGTTCGCCGAATATTGGGATCTTCCTGAAGACGACCCCGTCCGTGCCGCTGTAGACAAGCACGTGGCCGAATGCCGGGCATGTTCCGAAGAATTTCAGATTTGGCAGGAAGCCGCCCAAATGATCAAAAGCGAAATCGTTCCATTGGCCCGGCCGGAACCGGCAAACGTCGCGCAAACCGTGATGAATCGCATTTATGCCGACGAATCGTGGCGCATTCCGATACCGGATCGAACGTACCGCATTTCCTACAGGATGCGGCGTATTTTGACCGCGCTTGTTTCCTTTTTTATGGCGATGTTTATCTTAAGCATTTTCTATGCTATGGTTTCTGGCGCCAATCCGTCGGAAAACGCGGGCGGCCAAAGCCTGGCGGAAATGTTTCCCGTCGACACGATTCAGGACGGACATTCGATTAAAGCCAAATCCGTCATTTTGGACGGCGTGCCGGTGGCAAGCATATCCGCGCCGGCAGTCATCAAGCTGGAACCGCCGGATCGTCCGCATTATTTTCTGGGCTTTTCCATCTTTGGCATGATTTTTACGCTGCTCACGATGAATTGGCTGTCCCGCATACGAAATTAA
- a CDS encoding histidine phosphatase family protein — MVIGLIRHGETDWNAEKRIQGQKDIALNENGIRQAKALAEYLRQDPWDAIVASDLTRAMTTAETIAAACGISRVYSDRRLRERYYGDIEGTTLAEREKVWGEHWRDFDHRIESDEAVRARGIVAIRDYTERLTVGRILFVSHGSLIRQVLADLLPEQEIGVIHNTSLTVLERSDGRWACKTFNCVQHLKK; from the coding sequence ATGGTAATCGGGTTAATTCGCCACGGCGAAACGGACTGGAATGCGGAAAAACGGATTCAAGGGCAAAAGGATATCGCCCTGAATGAAAATGGGATCCGGCAAGCGAAAGCGTTGGCGGAGTATTTGCGGCAAGATCCGTGGGATGCCATTGTCGCAAGCGATCTGACCAGGGCAATGACAACAGCCGAAACGATTGCCGCAGCCTGCGGCATTTCCCGTGTTTATTCCGATCGGCGGCTCAGGGAACGATACTACGGGGACATAGAAGGAACGACGTTGGCGGAAAGAGAAAAAGTCTGGGGAGAACATTGGCGCGACTTCGACCATCGGATCGAAAGTGATGAAGCGGTGCGGGCGCGGGGAATCGTCGCGATCCGCGATTATACGGAACGGCTTACAGTCGGCCGAATCCTGTTTGTTTCGCACGGCTCGCTGATTCGCCAAGTGTTGGCGGATTTGCTTCCGGAACAGGAGATAGGCGTGATCCATAATACCTCGCTGACGGTGCTGGAACGATCGGACGGGCGCTGGGCGTGCAAAACTTTTAATTGTGTTCAGCACCTCAAAAAATAG